The genomic segment AAGGGCAGAGGTCTCCCATTCTGCCATGAAGATGTTAGCATAGGCCGGAGCAAACTTTTTGCCCATGGCCGTGCCCTTGATCTGTAGAAAGAACCGGCCATTGAACTCAAAGTCGTTCCTCCTGAGGTTGATGTCGAGAAGCTGGAGGAGTTCCTTCTCGGGCCTGCTAACATCTcggtatttataaaaaatgtttttgacggcTTGGATGCCCTGGTCAATGTCAATATTCGTGTACAAACTATCAATATCAATGGTGAACAAGACTGCCTCTTGGGGAATGatcaaatttttaattttgtcaATAAAGTCATATGTGTCCTTAAGATAACTCTCGTGTTTAATGGAGAGTGGGGTCAAAAAGTAATCTATAAACGCCGCCGTCCTGTAGGTTTCACTGCCGCAGTCGGACACAATGGGCCTGCCCGGGGGTATCTCGTACGGTCGGCTCCACTTGTGTCGTTCCTTGTGGATCTTGGGGAGCAAGTAGAACCTACGGGGGCGGGGCTCCGATTCGCCCAAGAGGTAAGTCTTTTGTTTGTGGTTAATGAATcgttttttcattaaatttttgACTATGTTTTCGACCATAGGGATCGTTTGTGGGTAAATGGGCGTGGCCaatggttggtagtaggtggtatCACTCAATTGTCTGGTGCCCTCCCAGACATATTGAGACCTATCCATGATGACCACTGCGCTACCCTTGTCTGCCGGCTTAATAATTATGTTCCTGTTGTTTTTCAGGCTATGCAGGGCCTCTGTTTCGTACCGCGTCAGGTTGGGCGCGACCGCGAGGGCGCAGCCCGATAGGAGCGACGGGTGTTCGTCCGCCAGGACCAGCGTTTGGACCTCTGGAGGAAGCAGTCCCGGTGAGGGCTCCCAATCGGACCTCGGGGTGAAAGGTCGCGGCCCAAGAGACTCTTGCTTTTCATAGAAAACCGCAGTTTTGACACTTCTATGATATTCCTGCAGGTCGAATTTTACTTGATGGTGCCACTCTGGACTGAGGCTGGTGGACGGGACGAAACTGAGGCCCTTGTCGAGGAGGGAATGCTGCGATGAGGTAAGTAGGAAATTTTTTGATAAATTTacgatgtttttgtttgtgtttatgtttccccCCCGAAAGGTCGGGCTTTTGGGGAGGTCAAGTTTAAACAGTGATACCAGTGCCTCATCATGTTCTTGGCTGTGTCCTTTGTCCAATGGATCTTGTCCCTCCCCGTTTCAAAATCGTCGTCGGCGAGTGCCGGGAAGAATTGGAGGCGGGCTTGGATGTAATTGTTAATCAGCCGGAGGTTGTCCTTGTGTTCCTCGGGCAGGGATTCCGAGAAATTGAGGAGGGGGATGAAGACTTCGGCATTAGGGAAGGTCGTTTTGGCCGCTTTAAGGGCCCTCCGGAGCTGTTTGAAGGTGGTAACCTTGGGTTTTTGTTCCCTATTATTGATACCGAATGCTAAGACCACCTTCTCAACCTCAGGACTAACTGCTGTTTTTTTCAGGATGGCCTCTGCATGGagaaatctggcccccgggtAGCTGTCGATCTGGATGTCCTGGTGACGAAAGGCTGGAAGGTGCTTGAGGTTAGAGTCCCCGATCACCACGACCTTCCTGCTGACAGACAGGTGCCAATCCATCATTTTTCGATCCGAGTTGATGTGCACAGTGGGCTTTCTGGCAGTGCTCGGACTCGTAGGCGTGGTAACCTGCGCCGTACTATTGTCTTCTGTCGGCTGTGAAGTCGAagtgactgtttttgtttttttctggcttCCAGAAAACAGTTGGGCCCAACTTGGGGTTCTCAGACCCAGGACAGGCCTGTCTGGGACGGACGTCTCCGGGAGGGGCACGCCCGGGAGGAGTGGATCCGGGACGGGTAGGTCCAAGAGGGGCGTGTCCGGGAGGggcgtgtccggaagaggcgtgtccggaagaggcgtgtccggaagaggcgCGTCCGGAGGAGGCGTGTCCGGAGGAGGCGCGTCCGGGATGGGCGGGTCCGGGAGGGGTTCCTGTGACCGCTCAGGGTAGAGTAGGTACCAGGGTGGAGGCGTGTCCGGGGAAGACTGATCCCGTGTGGGCGACCCCGACTGCTCAGGTAAGTGTTGGTCCGTCTCTGGCTGGTCAGGAGTCCCCCGCACATTCTCATCCCCATGTATCAAAATCAACGCACTGTGTTCAACAGGTGGAGCCGGGCGAGGCGGCGTGTCGGAGACCACCGGGAGGACCCCGATCTCAGCACCGACCCGCGATCGCGGCCCTTGCGGCCGGACCAAAGGTGCCTCGACGATAGCGTCGTCGGCAGGTCTGCTGCACGGCTTGCGAGGTCGCGTTGCTCTCTGGGCCACAGATGGTTCGGTAGCCGGAGAGGAAGGCGACAAGACCGGGAAAGGGACCGGAGTCACCCGTCCACGCGGGCCCCGATCCTGCTCCACCTCAGGGGACCACTCCCTGGTAATGGGGTCGGTCATGGTGGACACCGTGGCGTGTGCAGCGGCAGTTGGTAGAATGACCGGCGGGGGCAGCGAGGGGTGCACCACCTCCATGACAACGCGGTTGTCCAACGAGTCCGAGTCCGCTCGAGGCTCGGTACGTCGGCGCCGCGCTGGGGGCAACACCTCCTCAACGGCCCGGGTGTCAACCAAGACCGAGTCCACCTGAGACTGGGCCTGCTGGAGCGTCTCAGTCGTCAGCCTGCGCCCTAGGTGTGTCTTGGCCCACGCCGAGGCCACTTTGAATGGGGCTTCCCAATTGTGTGAAATAAATTCCCCCAGTTTATCAGCTTCTGATTGCAGTGTTTTATGGTAATGTTCCCTAAGAATTATAATTGTAGAATGTGCCCAATTTTTTGCATTACCCTTTATCCGGTCTTCTGTGTCGGGGTTGGTAACAGCTGGTCTGATGCCCGTCGTCAAAGCAAGTTCCATCCTAGTGATGGTAAGTGGTTGTTGTTCCTTGCTGACGTTTTTTAGATGATGTACCACTTTAATGATGTTGTACATAATCCTAGCTATGGAGCTAAAGTCGGGGTCCAGATTGTCAGGAGAAGATGCCCTGGGGGGATGTGCCTGGTTAATCTTGGCTGTTCTTTCTTTGCGGCGTTTTCCCCGtgctgttttgtgttgtttgttaCCCCTATGATTTGCCCTATGAGTCCCCCTGGGATAGGGAGGGTTATCATGGGTAGGGTGGAAATTTCCCCTGTTTTGGCGGGGCATGTCATCTGCCGGAAAATTGGGATGTTGCGGTTGGAAGCctctgaaaaatgtgttattattttggcGTGCAGTGTCGTTGTTTCGCCACTGTGGGGCGCTGTCTCGTATCTCACGCGCGTTATGATcccggtgacgcgcgtcatgatcccggCGACGCGCGTCAAGATCCCGGCcacgcgcgtcatgatcccggTCACGAGCGTCATGATCTCGGTcacgcgcgtcatgatcccggTCACGCGCGCCACGATCACGGTCACGCGCGCCATGATTACGGTCACGCGCGTCGCGATCACGGTGATGCGCGTCGCGatcacggtgacgcgcgtcatgctcacggtgacgcgcgtcatgatcacggtgacgcgcgtcatgatcacggtGCCGCGCGTCATGATCACGGCGACGCGTGTCCCCTTGGAAGCGGCCATGGCCGCCGCAACAATGATCGTGATCATGAGGCCAACCTCGAGTCACTTCAGCATATGTTAGGTGCTGAAAACGGCCGGAAAATTGTGTGTTTTGGCCGTAATGGCGGTCGTTATGATGCGGGGATCGGGAACGCGGAACCATCTCGCGCTGCTGGCACTGTTTCCGTCCGCGCGGACGGACCTGGTGCCATTCCTCGTCCTCCCACGCcgtcattttttggaaaatgcgttATTTTGGTGATTAGAATAAGGTGGGTAGGCTAAAATTATATTAGGGACTAAGGTAAGTAGGGTGAAATGGAAATTAAAATTGTAtgggaaataatatatatatatataaagtgaaaCAAGAGAAAACCGGCGAGCTTCCGCCCGCTGTGTGGCGCACTTCCGCCCGGACCGGATGTCTCAAGATGGCCGAGAATGCGAAGCACTCtcgacaaaaaaacaaattaacaaacaACTAAGGGCGGTTCTGCGAAGAACGATAAAAAATCCCCAAGGAAAGGGGTTGAACTAACTAGCTAAGAAACTTAGGCTTGTAAAACTGAACGTAAGTAAGCGAATTGTCAACGGACTTTTCGCCTCgtgggagaccagctcgccacGGCACCAAATTAAAGGGAAAGAGGGAAAATGGGAGAAAAGGAGGTAAAATAGTGTAAATTTGTGATAAATGCAAGTCTTGTTTCGCAACGTTTCGGTACTCTCTGTACCTTCTTCAGGCGTAAGACTTGTCTAACTGAATGAGTGTGAAAATCGGCTTGTTCGTGCAATTTCGTGAGCTGTTGCTCCTCTGGTGGTTAGATGGCAAGTGAGGCCATTGGCTGCGAGAGGTGGGGTGGAGTCATGGCTGGCAGAAAATAAGGAATTATTTTTGCAAAGCAAAAACTCTCCACTGATAAACCACGTGACTGCAGGAATGTGTGGCCCCAAGCACAATTAACCCCTATAGAATTGCTTATAATAGTGAATTAAAATaaagatcaataataaaatataataaaaaaaattatatatatatatatatatatatatatatatatgtacaattatgtccacatatacagatatatactatactatatataaaaaaaggttagaaaaattCACTATTAGTTGCACAGTGAACCAAGCCGTGGACCAAGGTAAGTATGGCTCCTTTATGGAGTCCGAACAGGTCCAACAATGTTTTTAGGAAGTTTTTCaggttttttaatgtgtttttgtgaatttttgaggttttttgtgattttttaagatgttttttgtatttttttgcaggTCCTCGTAGGAGTGCTGGGACATCCGGGGCCCCCCCAGCGCCGGAATGTCCGAATACCCAGGTAAGTAGCTGTACAATGCAGGTAAGTAGGGTAAGTGGGAATAAtatgatgttgtttttgttgtttgtgtgtacacaaatggcccaggtgggcccacAAGGCAGAGCGCGAGCCGTGAGTGGACCAGAGGCACAggcgggttagggttggggttggggttagggttagggttagggttagggttaggtttagagttagggttagggttaggcataaagaaaaagagttggttagggttaggcatagagaaagagagttggttagggttagggctaagggtgggggtggggcgatagaaaagagcgaaaaaaaagaataagaaggGTGTGCACGGTCCGTCTATGGCCCAGCGGGCTCGCACTCATGTCTCATTGAGCCCCCCCGGGTGTCTAGTACCCAGTCTGTGGATCCAGAGGCCTTCCGCCCGCCTCCGTTGGGCGGCACTCCATCTGGAGTTGGCTTGGACCACACACGCCCGGACAGAAGCCCACCCGTGCCGGATAAAGTGTTGGACAAGGTAGGTGGTGGTGTTCTTCTGCCGGACAATGTTATATTTATGTTGGTGGAAACGGGTGGCGATGGTGTTACCCGTTTCACCAACATACATAGCACGGCAACGCTGGCAGAGGATAACATACACGCAATTTTTGACCTGCCCGTCTCCTCTGCACAGCGGCCGGAAGACCTTACCGCTGTGGCGATTGACCAGCCAAGGGATGTTCCGCAAGGGAGCGCTGCTCCGGGCCGAGGGCGGATCTCCGGTGGAACTGATCCGAGCCCTGACAAGCAGATCACCCAGGCTGGGATTTTTGCGGTAGGCCGAGACCAGATAATAGTCCTTCAGTTTGCCGCTTTTCTCCACAAAGGTACAAAAGTT from the Entelurus aequoreus isolate RoL-2023_Sb linkage group LG20, RoL_Eaeq_v1.1, whole genome shotgun sequence genome contains:
- the LOC133635741 gene encoding uncharacterized protein LOC133635741 encodes the protein MITVPRVMITATRVPLEAAMAAATMIVIMRPTSSHFSICPRRSAGTSGAPPAPECPNTQVGPQGRARAVSGPEAQAGCARSVYGPAGSHSCLIEPPRVSSTQSVDPEAFRPPPLGGTPSGVGLDHTRPDRSPPVPDKVLDKRPEDLTAVAIDQPRDVPQGSAAPGRGRISGGTDPSPDKQITQAGIFAVGRDQIIVLQFAAFLHKGTKVTLDPSGNLYRRRREGCNEGDHVFTRGRLLLVQEAPELSPEEGSGIPSLPQGREQGSHGRYKVLPPGADPVEPQQLGLHQSRVGVSGVEAGFVEEGMGIRLFKKHLNVQMVSGGEIRTLEGGSVQEVH